The following proteins are encoded in a genomic region of Spirosoma sp. SC4-14:
- a CDS encoding NADH-quinone oxidoreductase subunit C, with amino-acid sequence MLTNEEVAQTIINQFGEAVSDFDDPYDLLTFSTTRDTILPLIAYLKDHPTYQVGFLTDITAVHYPDSAGKEFCVVYHLHSLINNFRLRIKVYLSADDIHIPTATSLFASANWMERETFDLFGVIFDGHPDLRRILNMEEMDYHPMRKEYPLEDATRHDKIDELFGR; translated from the coding sequence ATGCTGACCAACGAAGAAGTTGCGCAGACGATCATTAATCAGTTTGGTGAGGCCGTCAGTGATTTTGATGACCCCTATGACCTGCTAACCTTTTCGACAACCAGAGACACAATTCTTCCTCTGATTGCTTACCTAAAAGATCATCCGACTTATCAGGTTGGCTTCTTAACGGATATTACGGCCGTACATTACCCCGACTCGGCTGGTAAAGAGTTTTGTGTCGTCTATCATCTGCACAGTCTGATCAACAACTTCCGGCTACGCATCAAAGTCTACCTTTCGGCCGATGATATTCACATCCCAACCGCAACTTCGCTCTTCGCCAGTGCGAACTGGATGGAACGGGAAACCTTCGATTTATTTGGCGTAATTTTCGATGGACATCCCGACCTTCGCCGAATCCTGAATATGGAGGAAATGGATTATCATCCTATGCGTAAGGAGTATCCACTCGAAGACGCAACCCGACACGATAAGATTGACGAATTGTTTGGACGATAA
- a CDS encoding NADH-quinone oxidoreductase subunit A, whose amino-acid sequence MNATYLPADYLPVLIQLGLALGFIVTTMIVTHSIGPKRHSQKKDDPFECGIPVQGDARTPISIKYFLIAILFVLFDVEVIFLYPWAVNFKGLGITGFIEMVLFMGLLLAGFYYIIRKGVLKWE is encoded by the coding sequence ATGAACGCAACCTACCTCCCGGCCGACTATCTGCCGGTGCTGATCCAGCTTGGTTTAGCGCTTGGTTTCATCGTTACAACGATGATTGTAACGCACTCAATCGGGCCCAAGCGGCATAGTCAGAAAAAGGATGACCCATTTGAGTGTGGAATTCCCGTTCAGGGCGATGCAAGAACGCCAATCTCCATCAAATATTTCCTGATTGCCATTCTCTTCGTCCTCTTCGATGTAGAAGTAATCTTTCTTTATCCCTGGGCTGTGAATTTTAAGGGCTTAGGTATAACGGGCTTTATAGAAATGGTCCTGTTTATGGGTCTGCTTCTGGCTGGTTTCTATTACATCATCCGGAAGGGTGTCTTGAAGTGGGAATAG
- the nuoD gene encoding NADH dehydrogenase (quinone) subunit D, protein MVSEELDITNKNLPAEQGPVQYVNELTTLNLGPTHPATHGIFQNVLQMDGEKIVSGEQTIGYIHRAFEKIAERRPFYQITTLTDRMNYCSSPINNMGWHMTVEKLLGIEVPKRAQYIRVIMMELARLADHLICNGILGVDTGAFTGFLYIYQERENIYEIYEEICGARLTTNMGRIGGMERDLTPTAIRKIKELLERFPKVLREFENLFNRNRIFMDRVINVGSISAERALSYGFTGPNLRAAGVDYDVRVMNPYSSYQDFEFDIPVGQNGDTYDRFMVRNAEMWQSLRIIQQAMDNLPEGSYYADAPNYYLPPKQEVYKNMEALIYHFKIVMGEIDAPVGEVYHAVEGGNGELGFYLISDGGRTPYRLHFRRPCFIYYQAYPEMCKGLTLSDAIVIMSSMNVIAGELDA, encoded by the coding sequence ATGGTTTCTGAAGAACTTGACATAACAAACAAAAATCTGCCCGCCGAACAGGGTCCGGTACAGTACGTCAATGAATTGACGACGCTTAACCTTGGTCCTACTCACCCGGCAACCCACGGCATATTCCAGAATGTTCTGCAAATGGACGGGGAGAAAATTGTGTCGGGCGAGCAAACCATCGGCTATATTCACCGGGCTTTTGAGAAAATTGCCGAACGTCGGCCATTTTATCAAATTACGACCCTTACCGACCGAATGAACTACTGTTCGTCGCCCATTAATAACATGGGCTGGCATATGACAGTCGAGAAACTGCTCGGAATTGAGGTTCCTAAACGAGCGCAGTATATTCGGGTTATCATGATGGAACTAGCCCGGCTGGCTGATCACCTGATTTGCAATGGTATTCTGGGTGTAGATACGGGCGCCTTTACGGGTTTCCTGTATATCTATCAGGAGCGTGAAAATATTTACGAAATCTACGAAGAGATCTGCGGGGCACGTCTGACAACAAATATGGGGCGCATCGGTGGTATGGAGCGTGATCTTACTCCTACTGCTATTCGTAAGATTAAAGAGTTGCTGGAGCGTTTCCCTAAAGTATTACGCGAGTTCGAAAACCTGTTCAATAGAAACCGGATTTTCATGGATCGTGTTATCAACGTTGGCTCTATTTCTGCCGAACGGGCTCTTAGTTATGGCTTCACTGGTCCTAACCTGCGGGCCGCCGGTGTCGACTACGACGTGCGGGTAATGAATCCATATTCGTCTTATCAGGATTTTGAATTCGATATTCCAGTTGGCCAGAATGGCGACACCTACGACCGGTTTATGGTTCGAAATGCAGAGATGTGGCAAAGCTTGCGAATTATTCAGCAGGCAATGGACAACCTGCCCGAAGGTTCCTACTACGCCGATGCGCCTAATTATTACCTGCCGCCCAAACAGGAAGTCTATAAAAACATGGAAGCACTCATTTATCACTTTAAGATTGTGATGGGTGAAATTGATGCTCCAGTCGGTGAAGTTTATCATGCCGTTGAAGGGGGCAATGGCGAACTGGGCTTTTACCTGATCAGCGATGGAGGCCGCACACCATACCGGTTGCATTTCCGGCGTCCATGCTTTATATATTATCAGGCCTATCCTGAAATGTGCAAAGGCCTAACCCTGTCAGATGCAATTGTAATTATGAGTAGCATGAACGTCATTGCCGGTGAGTTGGATGCCTAG
- a CDS encoding sialate O-acetylesterase — protein MKNHYTLLVLLFCSIIATPLCTQAQTTSVVKITYPESRAVFQRGTDNVSTIYLSGNYYQPVDSVQARVVAEVAGQGIDTPWTTIQRNPQGGIFQGSVRAQGGWYRLEIQAFSGGVVLGNDVIRKVGVGEVFIITGQSNAQGFQNFGAVGAADDRVNCVTYDNITANSLADPPAPTFQQLGATSLIGPRGQSAWCWGYLGDLIAKQYNVPVLFINTAWQATVIKNWRESSDGIITKNIFAMGTPYENFPAGMPYANLVIALRYYCSLQGLRAVLWQQGENDNVPLHSTRAAYANDMQYLVNKTRSDTDRYPAWVLARSSYNAGEVSQDIIQAQNDVINTYNNNVFAGPFTDNIQIPRYEGDVHFGGDGLKELGQAWFNSLNNIFFATSRPLTPLPQPTLKVACSGSNTLSVSLPDAYKSYSWNTGQATQNLTISTAGVYRATLKDKNGNTFLSPTIDVQGIIQPTVPTIALSSSPSQPAAVQQQVCADSALNLIATTSTGSIPLWSTGIASKTISLTTSGTYSVQAINVYGCKSAQSSSFTLTVRPKLPAPTVQQVGTYSLQAVLPTPTGGMDQFDWRRASEIIPQTNATIKVIVSGNYSARAKTTFTVTNGANLTCYSDYSAPQPFTFDQTTGGVSVYPNPTTNGSVTIETIENLKNALVDVYSLTGQQLGSYTVPLFDERKSVDLSGLSQGVYIIRVRAAGFDVSRRIIVAP, from the coding sequence ATGAAAAACCACTATACCCTCTTAGTACTGCTGTTTTGTTCAATTATAGCAACTCCTCTTTGCACTCAGGCCCAAACTACTTCCGTTGTCAAAATCACATACCCCGAAAGCCGGGCCGTTTTTCAGCGAGGAACCGACAATGTTAGTACCATTTATCTCTCGGGCAACTATTATCAGCCAGTTGATAGTGTTCAGGCACGTGTTGTGGCCGAAGTGGCAGGTCAGGGTATTGATACACCATGGACTACCATTCAGCGAAATCCACAGGGTGGAATTTTCCAGGGATCTGTTCGGGCTCAGGGGGGGTGGTACCGCCTTGAAATACAGGCTTTTTCAGGAGGAGTGGTGCTTGGTAACGATGTTATTCGAAAAGTAGGCGTTGGCGAAGTTTTCATTATTACGGGTCAATCCAATGCCCAGGGATTTCAGAACTTTGGTGCAGTAGGGGCGGCCGATGACCGGGTCAACTGCGTTACCTACGACAATATTACGGCTAACTCACTGGCCGACCCTCCGGCTCCAACATTCCAGCAACTTGGAGCCACGTCACTTATTGGTCCACGTGGACAAAGCGCCTGGTGTTGGGGCTATCTGGGTGATCTTATTGCCAAACAATATAACGTGCCCGTTCTGTTTATCAACACCGCCTGGCAGGCCACCGTAATCAAAAACTGGCGCGAAAGCTCAGACGGCATTATCACCAAGAACATTTTTGCCATGGGTACTCCCTACGAAAACTTTCCGGCAGGGATGCCTTATGCCAACCTGGTGATTGCGCTGCGCTATTACTGCTCATTACAGGGGCTGAGAGCCGTGTTGTGGCAACAGGGCGAAAATGATAACGTGCCCTTACACTCAACCCGGGCTGCCTATGCAAATGATATGCAATATCTGGTTAACAAAACCCGCTCCGACACAGATCGTTATCCAGCCTGGGTTTTGGCCCGATCATCATATAACGCCGGAGAAGTTAGCCAGGATATTATTCAGGCTCAGAACGATGTGATCAATACTTATAACAACAACGTTTTTGCCGGGCCTTTTACCGATAATATCCAGATTCCCCGCTACGAAGGTGACGTTCATTTTGGTGGTGACGGTTTAAAAGAACTGGGTCAGGCATGGTTTAATAGCTTAAACAATATTTTCTTCGCCACCTCACGGCCGCTTACTCCCCTGCCACAACCAACCCTTAAAGTGGCCTGTTCGGGTAGTAATACGTTAAGCGTTTCCCTTCCTGACGCTTATAAATCCTATTCCTGGAATACAGGCCAGGCAACGCAAAACCTCACTATTAGCACTGCCGGGGTATATCGGGCAACGCTAAAGGATAAAAATGGAAATACCTTTTTATCGCCCACGATTGATGTACAAGGCATCATTCAGCCAACCGTTCCTACGATTGCCCTAAGCAGCTCGCCGAGTCAACCAGCCGCTGTGCAGCAACAGGTTTGTGCAGACTCTGCACTGAATCTGATAGCGACAACCTCAACAGGGAGTATTCCTTTATGGAGCACCGGCATTGCCAGCAAAACCATCTCGCTGACAACTAGTGGAACCTACTCTGTGCAGGCAATTAATGTATATGGCTGTAAATCAGCTCAATCATCGTCTTTCACCCTAACGGTGAGGCCTAAACTGCCCGCTCCCACTGTTCAGCAAGTAGGAACCTACTCGTTGCAGGCAGTTTTGCCAACCCCCACGGGCGGGATGGATCAATTTGACTGGCGACGTGCCAGTGAGATCATTCCACAAACCAATGCCACTATTAAAGTTATTGTTAGTGGCAACTATTCGGCTCGTGCCAAAACAACATTCACGGTAACCAATGGAGCCAATCTGACTTGCTACTCCGATTATAGTGCTCCTCAACCATTTACATTCGATCAGACAACCGGCGGAGTTAGCGTATATCCGAACCCTACAACGAATGGATCGGTTACGATTGAAACAATCGAAAATTTAAAAAACGCGCTCGTGGATGTCTATTCACTAACGGGTCAGCAATTGGGTTCCTATACGGTCCCTTTATTCGATGAACGGAAATCCGTAGATCTGTCGGGCCTTTCCCAGGGCGTTTATATCATTCGTGTTCGGGCGGCTGGCTTCGATGTTTCTCGCCGGATCATAGTTGCCCCCTAG
- a CDS encoding NAD(P)H-dependent oxidoreductase subunit E, with translation MSNTVENKTVVFTPERLSKAQEIIARYPEGRQKSALLPLLHLLQEQEGWTSPEGMDYVARLLDIQPIEVYEVATFYTMYHLEPVGTHVIEYCRTGPCCLMGGEDVLAHLKQRLGIDTGQTTVDGRFTLKEVECLAACGMGPVFQIREKYYMNLTNERVDEIIDELSK, from the coding sequence ATGAGCAATACTGTTGAAAATAAGACGGTAGTTTTCACTCCAGAGCGTCTGTCAAAAGCGCAGGAAATCATTGCCCGCTATCCAGAAGGTCGGCAGAAATCGGCATTATTACCGCTGCTTCATCTGCTACAGGAGCAGGAAGGCTGGACTAGCCCCGAAGGCATGGACTATGTAGCCCGCCTGCTCGACATTCAGCCCATTGAGGTCTATGAAGTGGCTACCTTCTACACCATGTACCACCTGGAGCCAGTCGGTACGCACGTTATCGAGTATTGTCGTACCGGTCCCTGCTGTCTGATGGGTGGCGAAGATGTGCTGGCCCACCTCAAACAACGGCTTGGCATCGATACCGGTCAAACAACCGTAGACGGACGTTTTACGCTGAAAGAAGTAGAATGTCTGGCAGCCTGTGGTATGGGCCCGGTATTCCAGATACGGGAAAAATACTACATGAATCTGACCAACGAACGTGTAGACGAAATTATTGACGAGTTGTCGAAGTAA
- a CDS encoding NADH-quinone oxidoreductase subunit B: MASDIKLAEAPASYDGPGFSATSFDKIIGLARANSLWPLPFATSCCGIEFMSTMASTYDLARFGSERPSFSPRQADMLLVAGTIAKKMAPVVKQVYLQMAEPRWVIAIGACASSGGIFDTYSVLQGIDRIIPVDVYVPGCPPRPEQILDGVMQVQELAKNESLRRRNTEEYQKLLNSYSIQ; encoded by the coding sequence ATGGCAAGTGATATTAAGCTGGCAGAAGCCCCGGCAAGCTACGATGGCCCAGGTTTCTCAGCCACTTCATTCGATAAAATTATTGGTTTAGCACGGGCAAACTCCCTTTGGCCGCTGCCCTTTGCAACCTCCTGCTGTGGTATTGAGTTCATGTCTACAATGGCCTCAACCTACGATCTGGCACGCTTTGGTTCAGAACGGCCAAGTTTCTCACCACGTCAGGCAGATATGCTTTTAGTGGCAGGTACCATTGCTAAAAAAATGGCTCCAGTGGTTAAACAGGTGTATCTTCAAATGGCCGAACCTCGCTGGGTTATTGCCATTGGTGCCTGTGCGTCGAGTGGAGGTATTTTCGACACATACAGCGTTTTGCAGGGTATCGACCGTATCATTCCCGTCGATGTTTATGTTCCAGGCTGCCCCCCGCGGCCCGAACAAATTCTGGACGGTGTGATGCAGGTGCAGGAACTCGCTAAAAACGAGTCGCTGCGTCGCCGGAATACCGAAGAATATCAGAAATTGTTGAACTCATATAGCATTCAATAA